Proteins found in one Salvia splendens isolate huo1 chromosome 10, SspV2, whole genome shotgun sequence genomic segment:
- the LOC121751972 gene encoding ATP-dependent Clp protease proteolytic subunit 6, chloroplastic-like, whose amino-acid sequence MVTSAMATPLNMSIASPRGRFPTSHLFQRRNFILRPVASALSCSYRDSSSIGFSSRQNKLPLKLEQGDYSNLSNSVIEAKKGNPPVMPAVITPGGPLDLSTVLFRNRIIFIGQPINSQVAQRVISQLVTLATIDEESDILMYLNCPGGSTYSVLAIYDCMSWIKPKVGTVCFGVAASQGALLLAGGEKGMRYSMPNARIMIHQPQSGCGGHVEDVRRQVNEAVQSRHKIDKMYAAFTGQSLEKVQQYTERDRFLSVSEAMEFGLIDGVLETEY is encoded by the exons ATGGTAACATCAGCAATGGCGACGCCGCTTAATATGTCGATTGCTTCTCCCCGTGGAAGATTCCCAACCTCTCACTTGTTCCAGCGCAG AAACTTCATTTTGAGACCTGTAGCATCAGCTCTTTCATGCTCCTACCGCGATTCTTCATCCATCG GATTTTCGAGTAGACAAAACAAATTGCCTTTAAAGCTTGAACAGGGTGATTATTCTAACCTGAG TAATTCTGTTATAGAAGCCAAAAAGGGAAATCCGCCAGTTATGCCAGCCGTCATTACTCCAGGAGGGCCTCTGGATCTATCTACAGTTTTATTCAGAAACCGCATAATCTTCATTGGGCAGCCAATCAATTCCCAAGTAGCTCAGAGAGTGATATCTCAACTAGTGACTTTGGCAACAATTGATGAAGAATCGGATATTTTG ATGTATCTGAACTGCCCGGGTGGGAGTACCTACTCTGTCTTGGCAATATATGACTGCATGTCCTGG ATAAAGCCCAAGGTTGGAACAGTATGTTTTGGAGTAGCTGCAAGCCAAGGTGCTCTTCTTCTTGCTGGTGGTGAAAAAGGAATGCGATATTCCATGCCAAATGCTCGTATTATGATACATCAACCCCAAAGTGGGTGCGGG GGCCATGTGGAAGATGTAAGGCGCCAAGTAAATGAAGCAGTTCAATCTCGCCAT AAAATTGACAAAATGTATGCTGCCTTCACTGGACAATCTCTTGAGAAAGTACAACAGTACACAGAAAGAGACCGATTCTTATCTGTGTCTGAG GCCATGGAGTTTGGTCTTATTGATGGGGTTTTGGAAACAGAGTACTGA